Proteins encoded within one genomic window of Borrelia parkeri:
- a CDS encoding AAA family ATPase has product MYNRRALNNLFFKSFLFFMKRKHLVFTEEHIFYSLISDEKIKELLSLCTLDFYSFNKILEKFFKQLPLRDSDISDYLFKMNDLYQEIVDTIFYYKKPYRLQEKDLLWVLIRKRKNIILDALLKSGFSLTIFDKIIEVYDYLGSDLDLNSSENEKFIANDLFGKEIDKDGGLSIFEEDYLKLEQSDDLSDNDNLVEDFLVNVIDSLEPSLDKNPLIGREEELCELTQVMLRKYKSNPIVFGEPGVGKTILLQGLAYMIKVGQVPQELVGYEVYSLDIGRLISGTRYRGDLEDRVNKLLDFLYLKKKVILFIDEIHMIVGAGATSFSNIDVSNLLKPILTLGKVKLIGATTKYEYQKFFLKDKALMRRFHSIELKEPSFEDTYLILKGAKEQYEKHHNVEYTDEAIWASITMSKYIKDRFLPDKAFDLLDGLGAKFKLEGNKKVITGDDVKIFVKSMIGTNVFNFDDYDQNLLINLERKIRESMIIDENILSDLILNIKLLRIKFLLKNNTLGIFILMGSSDVDKNKLACILSEELKIPKLTLGMSEYGDFDGINRLIGPVYGSESYDEPTKFFKFLSESSSSIIVLSDFDKSSKRVIDFFFEGFNTGSLFDSLGRSVSLSDSIIILDIDIKHREFDGIGFKTETIDGRSLLEKRFSTQLLDLVDHIFFFKPVGEDDFEKIIIEEMNSFIKILKNEKVDVFFEENIVDYFQNKTYRNGLGIKSVRKIVLKEIGGLLVNDMISKKFKENDKIRVYLDETIKYELL; this is encoded by the coding sequence ATGTATAACAGAAGAGCTTTAAATAATTTATTTTTTAAATCATTTCTGTTTTTTATGAAACGTAAGCATCTTGTTTTTACTGAAGAGCATATTTTTTACAGTTTAATTAGCGATGAAAAAATTAAAGAGTTGCTTAGTTTATGTACACTTGATTTTTATAGTTTTAATAAAATTTTGGAAAAGTTCTTTAAACAGCTTCCTTTAAGAGATTCTGATATTTCAGATTATCTTTTTAAGATGAATGATTTATATCAAGAGATAGTCGATACAATTTTTTATTATAAGAAGCCTTATAGGTTGCAAGAGAAAGATTTGTTATGGGTATTAATTAGGAAAAGAAAAAATATAATTTTAGATGCTTTATTAAAATCAGGTTTTAGTTTGACTATCTTTGACAAGATAATTGAAGTTTATGATTACTTAGGTTCAGACTTAGATTTAAACTCTAGTGAAAATGAAAAATTTATTGCAAATGATCTTTTCGGTAAAGAGATAGATAAGGATGGAGGTTTGAGTATTTTTGAAGAAGATTATTTAAAGTTAGAGCAAAGTGATGATTTGTCTGATAATGACAATTTGGTTGAAGATTTTTTAGTTAATGTTATTGATAGTTTAGAGCCAAGCTTAGATAAAAACCCCTTGATTGGCCGCGAGGAAGAGTTGTGCGAGTTGACTCAAGTAATGCTTCGTAAATATAAGAGTAATCCAATTGTATTTGGAGAGCCTGGAGTTGGAAAGACAATATTATTGCAAGGACTTGCTTATATGATAAAGGTAGGTCAAGTACCTCAGGAATTGGTAGGTTATGAGGTTTATTCTCTTGATATTGGGAGACTTATATCTGGAACTCGATATAGAGGAGATCTTGAAGATAGAGTAAATAAACTTTTAGATTTTTTATATTTAAAAAAAAAAGTAATTCTTTTTATCGACGAAATTCATATGATAGTTGGAGCTGGGGCTACGTCTTTTAGCAACATAGATGTTTCAAATTTGTTAAAGCCTATATTAACTTTAGGTAAAGTAAAATTAATTGGTGCTACTACCAAATATGAATACCAAAAATTCTTTTTGAAAGATAAAGCTTTAATGAGAAGATTTCATAGCATAGAACTTAAAGAACCAAGTTTTGAAGATACTTATCTTATTTTAAAAGGGGCTAAGGAACAGTATGAAAAACATCATAATGTGGAGTATACAGATGAGGCCATATGGGCTTCAATTACTATGTCTAAGTATATTAAAGACAGATTCCTTCCTGATAAAGCTTTTGACCTATTAGATGGTCTTGGGGCTAAATTTAAACTTGAGGGTAATAAAAAAGTTATAACGGGTGATGATGTGAAAATTTTTGTTAAGTCCATGATTGGAACTAATGTTTTTAATTTTGATGATTATGATCAAAACTTACTCATTAATCTGGAGCGTAAAATAAGAGAGAGCATGATAATTGATGAGAATATTTTATCTGATTTGATATTAAATATCAAACTTTTAAGGATTAAATTTCTCTTAAAAAATAATACTCTTGGTATTTTCATTTTGATGGGTTCTTCTGATGTAGATAAGAATAAGCTTGCATGTATTTTATCAGAAGAACTTAAGATACCTAAATTGACTTTGGGAATGAGTGAATACGGTGATTTTGATGGTATTAATAGATTAATAGGACCTGTATATGGATCTGAATCTTATGATGAACCTACTAAGTTTTTTAAATTTTTAAGTGAATCTTCAAGTTCAATTATTGTCCTGTCCGATTTTGATAAATCTTCCAAGAGGGTTATAGATTTTTTTTTTGAAGGATTTAATACGGGTAGTCTTTTTGATAGTCTTGGTAGAAGTGTAAGCTTGTCAGATAGTATAATAATACTAGATATTGATATAAAACATAGGGAATTTGATGGTATTGGATTTAAAACCGAAACAATCGACGGTAGAAGTTTGCTAGAGAAACGTTTTTCTACTCAGCTTTTGGATCTTGTGGATCATATTTTTTTCTTTAAGCCTGTGGGTGAGGATGATTTTGAAAAAATTATTATTGAAGAGATGAATAGTTTTATTAAGATACTAAAAAATGAAAAAGTCGATGTTTTTTTTGAAGAAAATATTGTCGATTATTTTCAAAATAAGACTTATAGAAATGGGCTTGGCATTAAGAGTGTGCGTAAAATTGTGCTCAAGGAGATTGGAGGTTTATTAGTCAATGACATGATTTCAAAAAAATTTAAAGAAAATGATAAGATTAGAGTTTACCTGGATGAAACAATAAAATATGAGTTGTTGTAA
- the tyrS gene encoding tyrosine--tRNA ligase has protein sequence MNLALEILEKRGFLKQCTNLEALSTLMDEERVVFYVGVDATSTSLHIGHLIPFMAMAHLQRQGHIPIALVGGGTTKIGDPSGKDAMRKILSKEDIEKNVKAIRAQLLKIIDFSHGYILDNSEWLDNINYIEFLRDIGVCFSVNRMLSFETYKRRIKDGLSFIEFNYQLLQSYDFYMLNKIKNCKLQIGGDDQWGNIVSGVDLVKKKLGTEVFGLTLPLITRSDGKKMGKSEKGAVYLDAELYSVYDFYQYFRNIPDLDVKNFLYLFTFLGDDEIEHISSVKGYLLNKAKETLAFEITKIVHGEDAAFKASSAARAAFKGDEGNRADIPFFKLALNSLEGSILLIDLMVLSKVVSSKSEARRLINSGGVYIDKVRIGDQDYCLNKDNFTNGEIELKIGKKRILRVIL, from the coding sequence ATGAATCTTGCCTTAGAGATTTTGGAAAAAAGAGGATTCTTAAAACAGTGTACAAATTTGGAGGCCTTAAGTACATTAATGGATGAGGAGAGAGTAGTTTTTTATGTTGGTGTTGATGCTACTTCTACTTCATTGCATATTGGACATTTGATTCCTTTTATGGCAATGGCACACCTTCAAAGGCAAGGTCATATTCCGATTGCTTTAGTTGGTGGTGGAACTACAAAAATAGGAGATCCTTCAGGTAAGGATGCAATGCGAAAAATTTTATCAAAAGAGGATATAGAAAAAAATGTTAAAGCTATAAGAGCACAATTGCTTAAAATAATAGATTTCAGTCACGGATATATCCTAGATAATTCAGAATGGCTTGATAATATTAATTATATTGAGTTTTTAAGAGATATTGGTGTTTGCTTTTCTGTTAATCGTATGTTGAGTTTTGAAACTTATAAGAGAAGAATTAAGGATGGTCTTTCGTTTATTGAATTTAATTATCAGCTTTTGCAATCATATGATTTTTATATGTTAAACAAAATTAAAAATTGTAAACTTCAAATTGGGGGCGATGATCAATGGGGAAATATTGTCTCAGGTGTTGATTTAGTTAAGAAAAAGTTGGGAACAGAAGTTTTTGGACTTACATTGCCGCTTATTACAAGAAGTGATGGTAAAAAGATGGGAAAATCAGAAAAGGGAGCAGTCTATCTCGATGCAGAGCTTTACAGTGTTTATGATTTTTATCAATATTTTAGGAATATTCCAGACTTGGATGTTAAGAATTTTTTGTATTTATTTACTTTTTTGGGCGATGATGAAATCGAACATATATCAAGCGTTAAAGGGTATTTGTTAAATAAGGCAAAAGAAACCTTGGCGTTTGAAATAACAAAAATTGTTCATGGAGAAGATGCAGCTTTCAAAGCATCCTCAGCAGCTCGAGCAGCATTTAAAGGAGATGAAGGGAATAGAGCAGATATTCCTTTCTTTAAATTGGCATTAAATAGTTTAGAAGGAAGTATTTTATTAATTGATCTAATGGTTCTCTCTAAAGTTGTATCTAGTAAGTCAGAGGCTAGGCGGCTTATTAATTCTGGTGGAGTTTATATAGATAAAGTGAGAATAGGGGATCAAGATTATTGTCTTAATAAGGATAATTTTACCAATGGTGAAATTGAACTTAAAATTGGCAAAAAGAGGATTTTGAGGGTTATTTTGTAG
- a CDS encoding glycine--tRNA ligase produces the protein MIKIEDIISLAKRKGFIFQSSEIYGGLSGVWDYGPLGIELKKNIQKEWWNTMVYLHENVVGLDSSILMRPEVWEASGHVDSFLDLLVDCKNCKNRFRIDSIDLSNGCSSCNSIGTFTTPRSFNLMFKTNIGAVEDSSNEIYLRPETAQGIFVNFRNVLDSTRLKVPFGIAQVGKAFRNEIVAKNFIFRTCEFEQMEMQFFVHPNQMDDWYYYWQQKRMNFFIETLGIRSDNLRFKEHKGDELAHYAKAAVDIEYKFPFGFQEIEGIHNRGNYDLSQHAKFCGKPKLFEYHDLTRGDKYIPYVIETSLGLTRSVLMTLCDAYAHEELEGEGKRIVLRLHPKLAPYKVAILPLVKKDGLPELARKVFMQFSDDFYMFYDDNGTIGKRYRRQDEIGTPYCVTVDYDTIENRTVTLRNRDSMAQIRIPIDDLYSYIRTEILNYKGVANR, from the coding sequence ATGATTAAAATAGAAGATATTATTTCGCTTGCTAAAAGAAAAGGGTTTATATTTCAATCCTCAGAAATTTATGGAGGTCTCTCAGGTGTATGGGATTATGGACCTTTGGGTATTGAGCTTAAGAAAAACATACAAAAAGAATGGTGGAACACCATGGTTTACTTACATGAAAATGTGGTAGGATTAGATAGTTCGATTTTAATGAGGCCTGAGGTTTGGGAAGCATCAGGACATGTTGATAGTTTTTTAGATTTATTAGTGGATTGTAAAAATTGTAAGAATAGATTTAGAATAGATTCTATTGATTTGTCTAATGGTTGTTCTAGTTGTAATTCTATAGGTACGTTTACAACTCCACGAAGTTTTAATTTAATGTTTAAGACTAATATTGGAGCTGTTGAGGATAGTTCTAATGAAATTTATTTAAGGCCGGAAACTGCTCAGGGTATTTTTGTTAACTTTCGCAATGTGTTAGATTCTACAAGACTCAAAGTTCCTTTTGGCATAGCTCAGGTTGGTAAGGCATTTAGGAATGAGATAGTAGCTAAGAATTTTATATTTAGGACTTGTGAATTTGAACAGATGGAAATGCAATTTTTTGTACATCCTAATCAGATGGATGATTGGTATTATTATTGGCAGCAAAAGAGAATGAATTTTTTTATTGAAACTCTTGGAATAAGATCTGATAATCTTAGGTTTAAAGAACATAAAGGGGATGAACTTGCTCATTATGCTAAAGCTGCAGTTGATATTGAGTATAAATTTCCATTTGGTTTTCAAGAAATTGAGGGAATTCATAATAGAGGTAATTACGACTTGTCTCAGCATGCAAAGTTTTGTGGTAAGCCTAAATTATTTGAATATCATGATTTAACAAGAGGTGATAAATATATTCCTTATGTTATTGAGACGTCTCTTGGACTTACAAGGAGTGTTTTAATGACTCTTTGTGATGCTTATGCTCATGAGGAACTTGAGGGAGAAGGTAAACGAATAGTTCTGCGTTTGCATCCTAAACTTGCTCCTTATAAGGTTGCAATACTTCCTCTTGTAAAAAAAGATGGTCTTCCTGAGCTTGCCAGAAAGGTGTTTATGCAGTTTAGTGATGATTTTTACATGTTTTATGATGACAATGGTACAATAGGCAAACGTTACAGGCGTCAAGATGAGATTGGTACACCTTATTGTGTAACAGTAGATTATGATACTATTGAAAATAGAACGGTTACTTTAAGGAATAGAGATAGTATGGCTCAAATAAGGATTCCTATTGATGATTTATATTCATATATTAGAACTGAAATTCTAAATTATAAGGGAGTTGCAAATAGATGA
- the gltX gene encoding glutamate--tRNA ligase gives MIFQKRISFIKRGYVVNIRVRYAPSPTGLQHIGGIRTALFNYFFAKSCGGKFLLRIEDTDQTRYFKEAEEDLYQSLEWLGIDFDEGPTCGGPYAPYVQSKRTEIYQKYAKQLVELGNAYYCYCTPERLERIRKIQTVNKMAPGYDRHCRNLSESEMRDALSLGITPVIRFKIPLDGETCFNDILLDKITWANKDISPDPVLLKSDGLPTYHLANVVDDHLMEVSHVLRAQEWISSGPLHVLLYSAFGWNPPIYCHLPMVMGSDGQKLSKRHGATALKQFIDDGYLPEAIINYITLLGWSYDDKSEFFTKDELRRLFSIERVNKSPAVFDYNKLDFFNSHYIREKGNNELAKLIIPFLQKAGYLKEDINSFDEQKLILLISLIKPRIRKLSESVTMLKFFYEDIETWNLDEFVGKKKTAGDICLLLEKIKPLLEGFETRILSENEKIFYNFAKENNLKIGEVLLPIRIAVLGSKVSPPLFDSLQLLGKTKVFNRINQAQQFLRRHECK, from the coding sequence ATGATATTTCAAAAAAGGATATCTTTTATTAAAAGAGGTTATGTTGTGAATATAAGAGTTAGATATGCACCTTCTCCAACTGGTTTGCAGCACATTGGGGGAATTAGAACAGCTTTATTCAATTATTTTTTTGCTAAATCTTGTGGTGGGAAATTTTTGCTTAGAATAGAGGATACGGATCAAACTAGGTATTTTAAAGAAGCAGAAGAGGATTTGTATCAAAGTTTAGAGTGGCTTGGCATTGATTTTGATGAGGGTCCTACTTGTGGTGGTCCTTATGCACCTTATGTTCAGTCAAAGAGAACAGAAATATATCAAAAATATGCTAAACAATTGGTTGAATTGGGAAATGCTTATTATTGTTATTGCACGCCTGAGAGACTAGAGAGAATCAGAAAAATTCAAACTGTTAACAAGATGGCACCAGGTTATGATAGACATTGTAGGAATTTAAGTGAGAGTGAGATGAGAGATGCTTTAAGTTTAGGAATAACCCCTGTTATTAGATTTAAGATTCCTCTTGACGGGGAGACTTGTTTTAATGATATTTTACTTGACAAAATTACGTGGGCAAATAAGGATATTAGTCCTGATCCTGTGCTTCTTAAATCTGATGGACTTCCAACTTATCATCTTGCCAATGTTGTTGATGATCACTTAATGGAAGTTTCTCATGTATTAAGAGCTCAGGAATGGATTTCCTCAGGTCCTTTACATGTACTTCTTTATAGTGCTTTTGGATGGAATCCCCCCATTTATTGTCATCTGCCAATGGTCATGGGAAGTGATGGGCAAAAATTAAGTAAGAGACATGGTGCTACAGCTTTAAAACAATTTATTGATGATGGATATCTTCCGGAAGCCATTATTAATTACATTACTTTACTTGGTTGGTCTTATGATGATAAGAGTGAATTTTTTACAAAAGATGAACTTCGAAGGTTATTTTCTATTGAGCGAGTCAATAAATCTCCCGCTGTTTTTGACTATAATAAATTAGATTTTTTTAATAGCCATTATATTAGGGAGAAGGGAAATAATGAGTTAGCCAAGCTTATAATTCCATTCTTGCAAAAAGCAGGCTATCTTAAAGAAGATATTAATTCTTTTGATGAGCAAAAATTAATTCTTTTAATTTCTCTAATAAAGCCAAGAATTAGAAAACTTAGTGAGTCTGTTACGATGCTTAAGTTTTTTTATGAAGATATTGAAACGTGGAATTTAGATGAGTTTGTAGGTAAGAAAAAAACAGCAGGTGATATTTGTTTGCTCTTAGAAAAGATTAAGCCACTATTGGAAGGATTTGAAACAAGAATATTGTCTGAAAACGAAAAAATTTTTTATAATTTTGCTAAGGAAAATAATCTGAAAATAGGAGAAGTACTCCTTCCAATCAGAATAGCAGTTCTTGGAAGTAAGGTATCACCGCCTCTTTTTGATTCTTTGCAATTACTTGGTAAAACTAAAGTTTTTAATAGAATAAATCAAGCACAGCAATTTTTAAGAAGACATGAATGTAAATAA
- a CDS encoding HD-GYP domain-containing protein, with amino-acid sequence MQNFDNLAKDIKNFSYIIDKDFLVWPQNSLLQPVNTELIEKWDLKGALKIQRTFFNETLIKETKKLINVEYDEKSIANYHILISNLEEIYEKCKKNKKIYYQDVLPVVKKVMEFYKKNQQTFIKYMKIPKLLSDYHIVHSINTAILTVALGNEMNLNNHKMVELCTIAILHKIGFLFIPLQISEKKEKLSNEEFEVIKKYPVLGHKILSTTNFSQSICSAILNHKENLDGSGYPNKLKSENINIESNIIGAASSYSAILLDRTYKGASNSGASLIELIQDADKKFDKRVLKLIIKVLSQCPLDFIVELNDNSIAKITKINEDNINVPYIKYIIKDDKIVSPSENQNYVKSIPKTETGIKKILRQDEIEFISKKYGLKEI; translated from the coding sequence ATGCAAAATTTTGATAACCTAGCAAAAGATATAAAAAATTTTTCGTACATAATAGATAAAGACTTTCTAGTATGGCCTCAAAACTCGCTCTTACAACCCGTAAACACTGAACTTATTGAAAAATGGGACTTAAAAGGTGCACTCAAAATACAAAGAACGTTCTTTAATGAGACATTAATAAAAGAAACAAAAAAGCTTATTAATGTAGAATATGATGAAAAATCAATTGCCAACTATCACATACTAATAAGCAATTTAGAAGAAATATATGAAAAATGCAAGAAAAATAAAAAAATCTACTATCAAGACGTCCTTCCAGTCGTCAAAAAGGTAATGGAATTTTATAAAAAAAATCAACAAACATTCATCAAATATATGAAAATACCTAAACTCCTATCCGATTATCATATTGTTCACTCAATAAATACCGCAATACTAACCGTAGCACTTGGAAACGAGATGAATTTAAATAATCACAAAATGGTTGAACTTTGCACAATAGCTATTCTGCACAAAATAGGTTTCCTATTTATCCCCTTGCAAATAAGTGAAAAAAAAGAAAAATTAAGTAACGAAGAATTTGAAGTAATAAAAAAATATCCCGTACTTGGTCATAAAATACTCTCAACCACTAATTTTTCACAATCTATCTGCTCAGCAATACTAAATCACAAAGAAAACTTAGATGGTTCAGGATATCCTAATAAACTCAAAAGTGAAAATATAAATATTGAGTCTAATATAATAGGTGCTGCTAGCTCATACAGCGCAATCCTTCTAGATAGAACATATAAAGGGGCCTCAAATTCTGGTGCATCTCTTATTGAACTAATTCAAGATGCTGATAAGAAATTTGATAAAAGGGTTTTAAAACTAATAATTAAAGTTCTCTCTCAATGTCCTCTAGATTTTATTGTTGAACTCAATGACAACTCAATTGCCAAAATAACAAAAATTAACGAAGATAATATTAATGTCCCATATATAAAATACATAATAAAAGATGACAAAATTGTATCTCCTAGTGAAAATCAAAATTATGTAAAGTCCATACCAAAAACAGAAACAGGAATAAAAAAAATACTAAGACAAGATGAAATAGAATTTATTTCAAAAAAATATGGTTTAAAGGAAATATAA
- a CDS encoding 5'-methylthioadenosine/adenosylhomocysteine nucleosidase codes for MILITSAMDEESIEINKIIENKEEIILDDYSGEKKIYKGEIAGHKVISLTTGIGKVNAAMWNSYIISKYKITHIINSGTAGGLKESANLKITDIIVSSETAFHDFNLTKFGHKIGQVPGFPQKFKADENLLNKVVNIIEDKLKNINVHIGLIITGDQFIGDKKQLEEIKNNFADALAVEMESAAIAQVAHTFKIPFIITRSVSDLPNNKDNHIDFNKFLQDASMNSAKIVKELIKLI; via the coding sequence ATGATTTTAATAACATCTGCAATGGATGAAGAATCCATAGAAATAAATAAAATTATCGAAAACAAAGAAGAAATTATATTAGACGATTATTCAGGTGAGAAGAAAATTTATAAGGGAGAAATTGCGGGTCACAAGGTAATCTCTTTAACTACTGGCATTGGAAAAGTAAATGCCGCCATGTGGAATAGCTACATTATATCAAAATATAAAATCACTCACATAATCAACTCAGGAACTGCTGGTGGGCTTAAAGAATCTGCAAATCTTAAAATAACAGACATCATAGTATCATCAGAGACTGCATTTCATGACTTTAATTTAACCAAATTTGGACATAAAATAGGACAAGTACCAGGTTTTCCACAAAAATTTAAAGCAGATGAAAATTTATTAAACAAAGTTGTTAATATTATTGAAGACAAACTTAAAAATATTAATGTTCATATTGGTCTAATAATTACAGGTGATCAATTTATTGGAGATAAAAAACAATTAGAAGAAATTAAAAATAACTTTGCAGATGCTTTAGCTGTAGAGATGGAAAGCGCTGCAATTGCCCAAGTAGCACACACATTCAAAATACCTTTTATTATTACTCGATCTGTATCTGATTTACCAAATAACAAAGATAATCACATAGACTTCAATAAGTTCCTACAAGATGCATCAATGAATTCAGCTAAGATAGTAAAGGAATTAATTAAACTCATATAA
- the metK gene encoding methionine adenosyltransferase, whose amino-acid sequence MLNNNLTSTSEAVSEGHPDKIADQISDAILDEILKKDKMAKVACETLVSQNLIIIAGEINSKAKKEINIKEIAKQTIKNIGYTNIEYGLDYKSATIIDAIGSQSIDITNAVEKKDTNDIGAGDQGIIFGYACNETENFLPIAYELSNLILQKASKLRKSGQIKWLRPDAKSQVTIEYDSNKNPIRVNNIVVSHQHDPGIPQDFLRQTIIEKIIKPTLQSKSMLDENIKYYINPSGNFVIGGPTGDTGLTGRKIIADSYGGFARHGGGAYSGKDATKVDRSAAYMARYIAKNMVAAGISKEFEMQLAYAIGIPNPISITITTGINDNEYEKKILSFIINNFDLTPNGIIKKLKLREPIYSKTCTYGHFGKNELEWEKLDFVDTIKKEFKI is encoded by the coding sequence ATGCTCAATAATAATTTAACATCAACATCTGAAGCCGTATCTGAAGGACATCCCGATAAAATTGCGGATCAAATCTCTGACGCTATACTTGATGAAATACTCAAAAAAGATAAAATGGCAAAAGTCGCATGTGAAACTTTAGTTTCACAAAATTTAATAATCATAGCAGGAGAGATAAACAGCAAAGCAAAAAAAGAAATAAATATAAAAGAAATTGCAAAACAAACAATAAAAAATATTGGATACACAAATATAGAATATGGACTTGACTACAAATCTGCTACAATAATTGATGCTATTGGCTCTCAGTCAATTGACATTACAAATGCAGTTGAGAAAAAAGATACAAACGATATAGGAGCAGGTGATCAAGGAATAATCTTTGGTTATGCATGCAATGAAACTGAAAATTTCTTGCCCATAGCATACGAATTATCTAACTTAATACTGCAAAAAGCTAGCAAACTTAGAAAATCAGGCCAAATTAAATGGCTACGCCCCGATGCAAAATCCCAAGTTACCATTGAATATGATTCTAATAAAAATCCTATTAGAGTCAATAATATTGTTGTATCTCATCAACATGATCCCGGTATTCCCCAAGATTTTCTAAGACAAACAATCATTGAAAAAATTATCAAACCTACCCTTCAGAGTAAATCAATGCTTGATGAAAATATAAAATATTATATTAACCCCTCAGGCAACTTCGTCATCGGTGGTCCTACTGGAGATACGGGCCTTACAGGGAGAAAAATTATTGCTGACAGTTATGGTGGATTTGCAAGACATGGTGGTGGTGCTTATAGCGGCAAAGATGCTACTAAAGTTGACAGATCAGCAGCTTATATGGCAAGATACATTGCTAAGAATATGGTGGCAGCAGGAATTTCTAAAGAATTTGAAATGCAACTTGCTTATGCTATTGGAATCCCCAATCCAATATCCATTACAATAACTACAGGCATAAATGATAACGAATATGAAAAAAAAATATTAAGTTTTATCATCAATAACTTTGACCTAACTCCCAACGGCATAATTAAAAAATTAAAATTAAGAGAACCCATTTACTCTAAGACATGCACATACGGACATTTTGGAAAAAATGAACTAGAATGGGAAAAACTAGATTTTGTAGACACAATAAAAAAGGAGTTCAAAATATGA
- a CDS encoding S-ribosylhomocysteine lyase, whose amino-acid sequence MNKIPSFTIDHTKLKPGIYVSRKDIFDNLTFTTVDIRMKAPNREPVINNAEIHTIEHIGATLLRNNKVWGDKVLYFGPMGCRTGFYLILLGNYESKDLIDLISWLFHEIANFQGNVIGATEKECGNYQDHNLNMAKYESNRYLAILANIKEENLIYP is encoded by the coding sequence ATGAATAAAATACCAAGCTTTACAATTGATCACACAAAGCTAAAACCTGGCATATATGTTTCAAGAAAAGATATATTTGATAATTTAACATTCACTACTGTAGATATTAGGATGAAAGCTCCTAATAGAGAACCTGTAATTAACAATGCAGAAATACATACAATCGAACACATAGGAGCAACATTGCTTAGAAACAATAAAGTCTGGGGCGATAAAGTATTATACTTTGGACCAATGGGTTGCCGGACTGGATTTTACCTAATCCTTTTGGGTAATTATGAGAGCAAAGATCTAATTGATTTAATATCTTGGCTTTTTCATGAAATTGCAAATTTTCAAGGGAATGTTATAGGCGCAACTGAAAAGGAATGTGGAAATTACCAAGATCATAATCTAAACATGGCAAAATATGAATCTAATCGATATTTAGCAATACTAGCTAACATAAAAGAAGAAAACTTAATATATCCTTAA
- a CDS encoding HIT family protein encodes MSGCIFCKIVKNEISCYKVYEDELVFAFLDINPLNVGHTLVIPKQHSNDALGMSDELNGQILKVCKKVALSLKKLGSNICNGINIYSAIGSDAGQVIFHTHFHVVPRFKGDNFGFTRGSNIELSGDEFLDLSKQIIQNI; translated from the coding sequence TTGAGTGGTTGTATTTTTTGTAAGATAGTAAAAAATGAAATATCCTGTTATAAGGTTTATGAGGATGAGTTGGTGTTTGCTTTTCTAGATATTAATCCTTTAAATGTTGGACATACTCTTGTTATTCCAAAGCAGCATAGCAATGATGCTTTGGGTATGAGTGATGAACTTAATGGACAAATATTGAAGGTTTGTAAGAAAGTAGCTCTCTCTTTGAAAAAGTTAGGTTCAAATATTTGTAATGGAATTAATATTTATAGTGCAATTGGCTCTGATGCTGGACAAGTTATTTTTCATACTCATTTTCATGTGGTTCCAAGATTTAAGGGAGATAATTTTGGTTTTACAAGAGGCAGTAATATTGAACTTTCAGGAGATGAGTTTTTAGACTTATCTAAGCAGATAATCCAGAATATTTGA